A genomic segment from Tissierella sp. encodes:
- a CDS encoding copper amine oxidase N-terminal domain-containing protein: MKKISFVLLLILLLSFSVPTSLVQATGTQISINGDMVGFNNSSGYPFVDKNNRTLVPFRITLEKFGAKVAWDNVNNMAVAEKDNIVIKVPIGKNYIFRNDEKIVIDTVSVTKDGRTYLPIRPVIEAFNGQVTWNSKSNSVIIKSESLAQEIHYKAWEDVATKALSQPQYKYGIYVSRSMAVKHPEIYLQADRLAYEKILRSQPGMKAYFENKTKNFQERENLLSMIFSGTLSEDSLLWSDIDVKEFEKMDYKEFYSGQPILNYIDIRMYGLATALQPNDMKMVPINMAEIVYFQEKDIKKNNPYILMTERGNAYVWSDNKLLECNGIESSQISEKVVLIYNEDYVWYPLMDRDDTNKDDTIDSLVNTYASDHASLPDLTKKEIELINILKRSTEIKNEVEEIKIKYHSSKIYTAFLRRQDFIDRNQFTVYDEGKNQMRELDTGFVYFVVAKNANFISPVTAHYASMAKELENEDLNTISSMVVNDFHEKTNTGRYDEYSTISALTLWGQSELIYTNIDDTWLTKSSNCMYSASNAAAIFESAGIKDLEVIAVSEGYIKDHGGHIYITLYKNGENRRIDNFSPYGEDNNGLINSGPSIFRGFVQGQDWVMFLDEINSTNMKTYSTKDKTWVLNVLDYIRNKSESKAILIDSLDPLTLYISGINIVDFINKFNSNNNIKYNY; encoded by the coding sequence ATGAAAAAGATTAGTTTTGTATTATTACTGATTTTATTATTAAGTTTTTCAGTTCCTACATCATTAGTTCAAGCAACAGGTACTCAGATATCTATAAATGGTGATATGGTTGGATTTAATAATAGCTCTGGTTATCCTTTTGTGGATAAAAATAATAGAACCTTGGTTCCATTTAGAATAACTTTGGAGAAATTCGGAGCAAAGGTTGCTTGGGACAATGTAAACAATATGGCTGTTGCAGAAAAGGATAATATAGTTATAAAAGTACCTATAGGTAAAAATTATATATTTCGAAATGATGAAAAGATAGTAATAGATACAGTTTCTGTTACAAAAGACGGTAGAACTTATTTGCCAATAAGACCTGTTATAGAAGCTTTTAATGGGCAAGTGACATGGAATAGTAAAAGTAACTCTGTAATAATAAAAAGCGAATCACTAGCACAAGAAATTCATTATAAGGCTTGGGAAGATGTAGCTACCAAGGCTCTAAGTCAACCACAGTACAAGTATGGAATCTATGTATCTAGAAGTATGGCTGTCAAACATCCTGAAATATATTTACAAGCAGATAGATTAGCTTATGAAAAGATTCTAAGATCTCAACCAGGTATGAAAGCTTACTTTGAAAATAAAACAAAGAACTTTCAAGAAAGAGAAAATCTTCTTAGTATGATATTCTCAGGCACTCTATCGGAAGATTCTCTTCTATGGTCAGATATAGATGTAAAAGAATTTGAAAAAATGGACTATAAAGAGTTCTACTCAGGTCAACCTATTTTAAATTATATAGATATTAGAATGTATGGATTAGCTACTGCTCTTCAACCCAATGATATGAAAATGGTTCCTATAAATATGGCTGAAATTGTGTACTTTCAAGAAAAGGATATAAAAAAGAATAACCCATACATTTTAATGACTGAAAGAGGAAATGCGTATGTGTGGTCTGACAACAAGCTGTTAGAATGCAATGGTATAGAATCTAGCCAAATATCTGAAAAAGTTGTTTTAATCTACAATGAGGATTATGTATGGTATCCTTTAATGGATAGAGATGATACTAATAAGGATGATACTATTGATAGTTTAGTCAATACTTATGCATCCGATCATGCTTCATTACCTGATCTAACAAAAAAGGAAATAGAATTGATAAATATATTGAAAAGATCCACGGAGATAAAAAATGAAGTGGAAGAAATCAAAATAAAATATCATAGTTCAAAAATTTACACTGCATTTCTTCGAAGACAAGATTTCATAGATAGAAACCAATTTACAGTCTATGATGAAGGAAAAAACCAAATGAGAGAGTTAGACACAGGATTTGTATATTTTGTAGTAGCTAAAAATGCTAATTTTATCTCTCCTGTTACAGCTCACTATGCTAGTATGGCTAAAGAGTTAGAAAATGAAGACCTAAATACTATTTCTAGCATGGTAGTAAATGACTTCCATGAAAAGACAAACACAGGTAGATATGATGAATATTCAACTATATCTGCTTTAACTTTGTGGGGACAATCTGAATTAATATATACAAATATTGATGATACATGGCTAACTAAGTCATCAAATTGTATGTACTCAGCGTCAAATGCAGCTGCAATATTTGAATCAGCAGGTATAAAAGATCTAGAGGTAATAGCAGTTTCTGAAGGTTATATTAAGGATCATGGTGGTCACATTTATATAACATTATATAAAAATGGAGAAAATAGACGGATAGATAATTTTTCTCCATATGGAGAAGATAATAATGGTTTGATTAATTCTGGACCAAGTATCTTTAGGGGATTTGTTCAAGGTCAAGATTGGGTTATGTTTTTAGATGAAATAAATTCTACGAACATGAAAACCTATTCAACTAAAGATAAGACATGGGTTCTAAATGTACTTGACTATATTAGAAATAAATCTGAATCTAAAGCTATCCTGATAGATAGTTTAGATCCATTAACTCTATATATAAGCGGTATTAATATAGTAGATTTCATCAATAAATTTAATTCAAATAATAACATTAAATACAATTATTAA
- a CDS encoding L,D-transpeptidase family protein — translation MNKDTKLFILMVILILFFLVVGNYIYRYSTMKKISLEDVYLKDKKPNYTILIEVDMKRLTLIDNENETILKTYPIATGKPSSPTPLGTFKIVEKAKWGEGFGTRWMGINVPWGKYGIHGTNKPGSIGANLSAGCVRMRNQDVEELYSMVKHNTIVTISNGLYGPFGQGFRELRPGDRGADVLEVQKRLEQKGYYEGALDGIYGEGMKKSLITFLKDNNLEITDKISTKIFNSLDIFLME, via the coding sequence ATGAATAAAGATACTAAACTGTTTATTTTAATGGTTATTTTAATACTTTTTTTCTTAGTAGTAGGGAATTACATATACAGATATTCAACTATGAAAAAGATAAGTTTAGAAGATGTATATCTAAAAGATAAAAAGCCTAACTATACTATATTAATTGAAGTAGATATGAAACGACTAACATTAATAGATAATGAAAATGAAACTATATTAAAAACATATCCTATAGCTACTGGCAAGCCTAGTTCACCTACTCCTCTAGGTACCTTTAAAATTGTTGAAAAGGCCAAATGGGGTGAGGGATTCGGAACAAGATGGATGGGGATTAATGTCCCCTGGGGTAAATATGGAATTCATGGAACGAATAAACCTGGATCTATTGGAGCTAATTTATCGGCAGGCTGCGTTCGCATGAGAAATCAAGATGTAGAGGAACTTTATTCAATGGTAAAACATAATACTATAGTTACTATATCAAATGGGCTATATGGACCTTTTGGTCAAGGTTTCAGAGAATTGAGGCCAGGAGATAGAGGTGCAGATGTCCTTGAGGTTCAAAAGAGACTCGAGCAAAAAGGATATTATGAAGGTGCTTTAGATGGAATTTATGGAGAAGGAATGAAAAAATCATTGATTACATTTTTAAAGGATAATAATTTAGAAATAACTGATAAGATAAGTACAAAAATATTCAATAGCTTAGATATTTTTTTAATGGAATAA
- a CDS encoding ferritin, which produces MASEKLLKGLNDQFNFELLSGYYYMAMAAYCSNENMNGFAHFLIEQGKEEYEHAMKFYGFINDMDGRVIAQAMSEPKNDYKSFLEVFETALHHEKLVTSRINNLLDIATEEKCYPTIQFLQWFVEEQLEEENSIKDIIFKLKGIKDNFQGLYLLDKELGAR; this is translated from the coding sequence ATGGCATCAGAAAAATTACTAAAAGGTTTAAATGATCAATTTAATTTTGAATTATTATCAGGATATTATTACATGGCAATGGCAGCTTACTGTTCCAACGAAAATATGAATGGATTTGCCCATTTTCTAATAGAGCAAGGTAAAGAAGAATATGAACATGCTATGAAATTCTATGGTTTTATCAATGATATGGATGGAAGAGTAATAGCTCAAGCTATGTCAGAGCCTAAAAATGATTACAAATCATTCTTAGAAGTATTTGAAACAGCTCTTCATCATGAGAAATTAGTTACTTCAAGAATTAATAATTTGCTAGATATAGCAACAGAAGAGAAATGTTATCCAACTATTCAATTCTTACAATGGTTTGTGGAAGAACAATTAGAAGAAGAAAATAGTATTAAGGATATCATATTTAAGTTAAAAGGCATTAAAGATAATTTCCAAGGACTATATTTATTAGATAAAGAATTGGGAGCAAGATAG
- a CDS encoding alpha/beta-type small acid-soluble spore protein, with protein MTNNNNTGSNRIVVPGARQALDQMKLEIASELGMANYDSLDKGNLPSRQNGYVGGYMTKKLVEMAQQNMSGTMK; from the coding sequence ATGACAAATAACAATAATACTGGAAGTAACAGAATAGTTGTACCAGGTGCTCGTCAAGCTCTTGACCAAATGAAATTAGAAATCGCTTCAGAATTAGGTATGGCGAACTACGATTCATTAGATAAAGGTAATTTACCATCAAGACAAAATGGTTACGTTGGTGGATATATGACAAAAAAATTAGTTGAGATGGCACAACAAAATATGAGTGGAACTATGAAGTAG
- a CDS encoding sodium ion-translocating decarboxylase subunit beta: MEQLLEGVTSLEWKQILMFIVGGVLIYLAIKKDYEPMLLLPIGFGAILANLPVVAGIPGIASDEGILGILKNAGILNELFPALMFIAVGAMIDFAPLLQMPSMLFFGAAAQFGIFMTIIFAYLLGFDIKEAASIGIIGAADGPTSIFVATRFAKHLLGPISVAAYSYMSLVPMIQPVVVKALTTKEERKIRMEYKEVKISKTVKIIFPIAVTIVAGIIAPMSATLIGCLMFGNLIRESGVLERLSQSAQNELANLVTLLLGITIGSTMTAEAFINVDTLMIMGLGLVAFVFDTAGGVLFAKFLNLFVKKKYNPMIGAAGISAFPMSSRVIQKLATEADPTNFILMQAVSANVAGQIGSIIAGSVVLILLS; the protein is encoded by the coding sequence TTGGAACAATTATTAGAAGGTGTAACCAGTCTTGAATGGAAACAAATACTTATGTTTATCGTTGGTGGCGTACTTATTTACTTAGCAATTAAGAAAGATTATGAGCCAATGTTGTTATTGCCTATAGGATTTGGAGCTATATTGGCAAATTTACCGGTAGTTGCAGGTATCCCAGGTATAGCTAGTGATGAAGGAATTTTGGGAATTCTTAAGAATGCAGGAATTTTAAATGAATTATTTCCAGCATTAATGTTTATAGCCGTTGGAGCAATGATAGATTTTGCACCATTACTTCAGATGCCATCTATGCTTTTTTTTGGAGCAGCAGCACAATTTGGAATATTTATGACAATAATATTCGCGTACTTATTAGGATTTGATATTAAAGAAGCAGCATCCATAGGTATTATAGGAGCAGCTGATGGACCTACATCTATATTTGTTGCAACCAGGTTTGCCAAGCATTTATTGGGACCGATATCTGTAGCAGCCTACTCATATATGTCTTTAGTGCCAATGATTCAGCCTGTGGTAGTTAAGGCTTTAACAACTAAAGAAGAAAGAAAGATAAGAATGGAATATAAAGAAGTTAAAATATCTAAGACTGTAAAGATAATATTTCCAATAGCAGTGACCATAGTTGCAGGAATTATTGCCCCTATGTCAGCTACTTTAATTGGATGCTTGATGTTTGGAAATCTTATTAGAGAATCTGGCGTACTAGAGAGATTATCTCAATCAGCTCAAAATGAACTAGCTAACTTAGTTACCTTACTTTTAGGTATAACAATTGGTTCTACAATGACAGCAGAAGCATTTATCAATGTAGATACATTAATGATAATGGGGCTTGGTTTAGTTGCATTTGTATTTGATACTGCAGGTGGAGTATTATTTGCGAAATTCTTGAACTTATTTGTTAAGAAAAAGTACAACCCTATGATTGGTGCTGCAGGTATTTCCGCTTTTCCTATGTCATCAAGGGTAATACAAAAGTTAGCAACAGAAGCAGATCCTACGAATTTCATTTTAATGCAAGCTGTATCTGCCAATGTAGCTGGACAAATAGGCTCTATTATTGCAGGTAGTGTTGTATTGATATTATTATCTTAG
- a CDS encoding OadG family protein yields the protein MLLNLMLYGMGTTFFVLILFYFVIKGLTKLFPVK from the coding sequence ATGTTATTGAATTTGATGCTTTATGGAATGGGCACTACATTTTTCGTTTTGATATTATTTTATTTTGTTATAAAAGGATTAACTAAACTATTTCCAGTAAAATAA
- a CDS encoding spore coat associated protein CotJA, producing the protein MDRDYENKERPCCPGELARACVPFQIMNEVFSPREALRAGTLFPELVKPNFTTGIGDKERGGRCHG; encoded by the coding sequence ATGGATAGAGATTATGAAAATAAAGAAAGACCATGTTGTCCTGGTGAGCTAGCAAGGGCTTGTGTGCCTTTTCAAATTATGAATGAAGTGTTTAGTCCAAGAGAAGCATTGAGAGCTGGTACTTTATTTCCAGAGCTAGTTAAACCAAATTTTACAACTGGGATAGGAGATAAGGAAAGAGGGGGTAGATGCCATGGATAG
- a CDS encoding spore coat protein CotJB: protein MDRAQMDLLVEIMESSFILDETSLYLDTHPNDERALRMHNNASQRYFELKNMYQARYGPLMNREMSRYPWAYIDGPWPWEINFTNF from the coding sequence ATGGATAGAGCACAAATGGATTTACTTGTTGAAATAATGGAATCATCATTTATACTAGATGAGACATCTCTATATTTAGATACCCATCCAAATGATGAAAGAGCTTTGAGGATGCATAATAATGCTTCACAAAGATATTTTGAATTGAAAAATATGTATCAGGCAAGATATGGTCCTCTAATGAACAGAGAGATGAGCAGATATCCTTGGGCTTATATTGATGGACCTTGGCCTTGGGAAATAAATTTTACTAATTTTTAA
- a CDS encoding manganese catalase family protein, protein MWFYEKNLQYPVRVDTTNPALAAMILEQFGGPDGELSAGVRYLSQRWTMPTNQGKAILTDIGTEELAHWEMIGTLVWRLVKDAPVSQIKGTPFEAHYVNHGKSPFPHNAGGQAWTAGYIQSKDDPIADLHENMAAEEKARATYEWLIRVSDDPGVTDTLRFLREREVVHFQRFGETLGIVQEYIDSKKFY, encoded by the coding sequence ATGTGGTTTTATGAAAAGAATTTACAATATCCAGTAAGAGTAGATACAACAAATCCAGCATTAGCTGCCATGATACTAGAACAATTTGGAGGACCAGATGGAGAATTATCAGCAGGAGTACGATATCTGTCGCAAAGATGGACTATGCCAACCAATCAAGGTAAGGCTATATTAACTGATATTGGTACAGAAGAATTAGCACATTGGGAAATGATAGGCACTTTAGTTTGGAGATTAGTCAAAGATGCTCCAGTATCTCAAATAAAAGGCACACCTTTTGAAGCTCATTATGTAAATCATGGTAAAAGCCCATTTCCACATAATGCTGGAGGGCAGGCTTGGACAGCAGGTTATATTCAATCAAAAGATGATCCAATAGCAGATTTGCACGAGAATATGGCAGCAGAAGAAAAAGCAAGAGCAACTTATGAATGGTTAATTCGTGTCAGCGATGATCCAGGAGTAACAGATACTTTAAGGTTCTTAAGAGAAAGAGAAGTAGTGCATTTTCAAAGATTTGGTGAAACCTTGGGAATTGTACAGGAATATATAGATAGCAAAAAGTTTTACTAA